From a region of the Frankiales bacterium genome:
- a CDS encoding FAD:protein FMN transferase, translating to MTTRSTTFDLWGGTATVATVGTGSHEQAVDVVRAWLAEVDAAASTYREDSELSRLNAAAGEPVRVGPVLAEALRVALRAAERTAGAVDPTVGTVTLRGAGPSLRRSGSHRDVLLTDDPSGDGSGALVVLPAGLRLDLGATAKAWAADRAADAVLRATGLGALVSLAGDLAIAGPSPAGGWSVLVTDDHREGVASANAVAQRVSLAAGGLATSSTTVRRRTTPDGLTVAHLVDPLTWRPVDPVWRTVSVAAGDCVTANTASTAAVVLASGAVDWLRTTGLPCRLVATDGSITRLGSWPAPDAQGVPA from the coding sequence ATGACCACGCGCAGCACCACGTTCGACCTGTGGGGCGGCACCGCGACCGTCGCCACGGTCGGCACGGGCTCGCACGAGCAGGCTGTCGACGTCGTGCGGGCCTGGCTCGCCGAGGTGGACGCCGCCGCGAGCACCTACCGCGAGGACAGCGAGCTGTCGCGGCTCAACGCAGCCGCCGGTGAGCCCGTGCGCGTGGGCCCGGTGCTCGCCGAGGCGCTGCGCGTCGCGCTGCGCGCCGCGGAGCGCACGGCCGGCGCGGTCGATCCCACCGTCGGCACGGTCACGCTGCGCGGCGCCGGCCCGTCCCTGCGCCGCAGCGGCAGCCACCGCGACGTGCTGCTCACCGACGACCCGTCCGGCGACGGCAGCGGCGCCCTGGTGGTGCTGCCGGCCGGGCTGCGCCTCGACCTCGGCGCCACCGCCAAGGCCTGGGCGGCCGACCGGGCCGCCGACGCCGTGCTGCGCGCCACCGGGCTCGGCGCCCTGGTCTCGCTCGCCGGCGACCTCGCGATCGCCGGCCCCTCCCCCGCCGGCGGGTGGTCGGTGCTGGTCACCGACGACCACCGCGAGGGCGTCGCGTCCGCCAACGCCGTCGCCCAGCGGGTCAGCCTCGCCGCGGGCGGCCTCGCGACGTCGAGCACCACGGTGCGCCGCCGCACCACCCCGGACGGGCTCACCGTGGCCCACCTCGTCGACCCGCTCACCTGGCGACCGGTCGACCCTGTGTGGCGCACCGTGAGCGTGGCCGCGGGCGACTGCGTCACCGCGAACACCGCGAGCACCGCGGCCGTGGTGCTGGCCTCCGGCGCCGTCGACTGGCTGCGCACCACCGGTCTGCCCTGCCGTCTCGTCGCCACCGACGGCTCGATCACCCGGCTCGGCAGCTGGCCCGCCCCCGACGCGCAAGGAGTCCCGGCATGA
- a CDS encoding ferric reductase, with the protein MNPLWLATRATGEVSLVLFTLVTIMGVSTTKGWASARWPESVVTLMHRNVSLLSLVFLGVHIATTVVDGYVPIGWVDAVIPFQTSYRTLWIGLGTIAFDLVLAVIVTSLLRRRIPQSLWKGIHWSSYGLWAVAVVHSLGAGTDRLLTRILAALMVAAVAAAVAARFMTPHRQDDPVVSVPARMELGR; encoded by the coding sequence ATGAACCCGCTGTGGCTGGCCACCCGGGCCACCGGCGAGGTGTCCCTCGTCCTCTTCACGCTCGTGACGATCATGGGCGTCTCCACCACGAAGGGGTGGGCGAGCGCGCGCTGGCCCGAGTCCGTGGTGACGCTGATGCACCGCAACGTCTCGCTGCTGTCGCTGGTGTTCCTCGGCGTCCACATCGCGACGACGGTGGTCGACGGCTACGTGCCGATCGGCTGGGTCGACGCGGTGATCCCGTTCCAGACCTCGTACCGCACGCTGTGGATCGGCCTGGGCACCATCGCCTTCGACCTCGTGCTCGCCGTGATCGTCACCAGCCTGCTGCGACGGCGGATCCCGCAGTCGCTGTGGAAGGGCATCCACTGGTCGTCGTACGGGCTGTGGGCCGTCGCCGTCGTCCACTCGCTGGGCGCCGGCACCGACCGGCTGCTCACCCGCATCCTCGCCGCACTGATGGTCGCGGCGGTCGCCGCGGCCGTCGCCGCACGGTTCATGACCCCGCACCGGCAGGACGACCCGGTCGTCTCGGTGCCCGCCAGGATGGAGCTCGGCCGATGA
- a CDS encoding proton-conducting membrane transporter, whose protein sequence is MTRSPANPPADAPPVGAARLLGDDVGPDLGRHLSVHGAPPQLGRVKRGHAGPLVAEVERSGLAGRGGGWFPTGRKMHAVVTAARTARKEPVVVVNAMEGEPAASKDAVLAQRNPHLVLDGAVLAAESIGASTVTVAAHRGGRALGLLERAAEQRRSRGLDSVELRVVDAPARYVASEESALAHFVGDGVALPVSVPPRVYESGVRRRPTLLSNAETFAHLALIARHGADWFRRVGVAEAPGTMLISVTGAVGHPGVLEVPTGTTVRQILGLAGGTTGPVHGLVTGGYGGAWVAAGGVLDSPWSVDGLRPSGGVPGAGVLAVLPAEVCGLAETARVVRWMAGQGAGQCGPCRFGLAAVATDMDMLAAGRLNSSGLKNLQRRIGIIPGRGACRHPDGAVRFAGTALQVFDEEVRAHVRGRCSSGRRIAVLPVPASTGALPVDRPGEEWR, encoded by the coding sequence ATGACGCGATCGCCCGCGAACCCGCCCGCGGACGCCCCGCCCGTCGGAGCCGCCCGGCTCCTCGGCGACGACGTCGGGCCGGACCTGGGACGCCACCTCAGCGTCCACGGCGCCCCGCCCCAGCTGGGCCGGGTCAAGCGTGGCCACGCCGGCCCGCTCGTCGCCGAGGTGGAGCGCTCCGGGCTCGCCGGGCGCGGCGGCGGCTGGTTCCCGACCGGCCGCAAGATGCACGCGGTGGTCACCGCGGCGCGCACCGCGCGCAAGGAGCCGGTCGTCGTCGTGAACGCCATGGAGGGCGAGCCCGCGGCGAGCAAGGACGCCGTGCTGGCCCAGCGCAACCCGCACCTCGTCCTCGACGGCGCCGTGCTGGCCGCGGAGTCGATCGGCGCGTCGACGGTCACGGTGGCCGCACACCGCGGCGGACGGGCGCTCGGCCTGCTCGAGCGCGCCGCCGAGCAGCGGCGCTCGCGCGGCCTCGACAGCGTCGAGCTGCGCGTGGTCGACGCCCCGGCCCGCTACGTCGCCAGCGAGGAGAGCGCGCTCGCGCACTTCGTGGGCGACGGCGTCGCGCTGCCGGTCAGCGTGCCACCGCGCGTCTACGAGTCCGGCGTCCGACGCCGCCCCACGCTGCTGTCGAATGCCGAGACCTTCGCCCACCTCGCGCTCATCGCGCGACACGGCGCGGACTGGTTCCGCCGCGTCGGGGTCGCAGAGGCACCCGGCACGATGCTCATCTCGGTCACCGGCGCGGTCGGCCACCCCGGCGTCCTCGAGGTCCCCACCGGCACCACCGTGCGCCAGATCCTCGGCCTCGCCGGCGGCACGACCGGTCCGGTGCACGGACTGGTCACGGGCGGCTACGGCGGCGCGTGGGTCGCCGCCGGCGGCGTCCTGGACTCGCCGTGGTCGGTCGACGGGCTGCGCCCGTCCGGCGGCGTGCCCGGCGCGGGCGTGCTGGCCGTGCTGCCCGCGGAGGTGTGCGGCCTGGCCGAGACCGCGCGCGTGGTGCGGTGGATGGCCGGGCAGGGCGCCGGCCAGTGCGGGCCATGCCGCTTCGGGCTGGCCGCCGTCGCCACCGACATGGACATGCTCGCCGCGGGACGTCTCAACTCGAGCGGGCTCAAGAACCTCCAGCGGCGGATCGGGATCATCCCCGGCCGCGGCGCGTGCCGGCACCCTGACGGAGCGGTGCGCTTCGCGGGGACCGCCCTCCAGGTGTTCGACGAGGAGGTGCGCGCCCACGTGCGCGGCCGATGCTCGTCCGGACGGCGCATCGCGGTGCTGCCCGTCCCCGCCTCGACCGGCGCGCTGCCGGTCGACCGTCCCGGTGAGGAGTGGAGATGA
- a CDS encoding ferredoxin, whose product MSGHVLRIDRIACDGFGTCAQLLPERVTLDEWGYPVIDPAPVHGAEHSHAKRAVSACPRLALRLEKVHDPAPARSAR is encoded by the coding sequence ATGAGCGGCCACGTCCTGCGCATCGACCGGATCGCGTGCGACGGCTTCGGCACGTGCGCGCAGTTGCTGCCCGAGCGCGTGACGCTCGACGAGTGGGGCTACCCGGTCATCGACCCGGCACCGGTCCACGGCGCCGAGCACAGCCACGCCAAGCGCGCGGTCAGCGCCTGCCCGCGCCTGGCCCTGCGGCTCGAGAAGGTCCACGACCCCGCCCCGGCGCGCTCCGCGCGCTGA
- a CDS encoding sigma-70 family RNA polymerase sigma factor: protein MTTSWAGRAGVRRPVCAGLPRTTEPQVSTTEVEQWLSQAALGDREAIGRLVAVVRPAVFRFCRARLWDVETAEDVTQDVLLAVFRALPAQQEPVRDLEAFSIAIASRHVATAHRRRAARPELEQDEIPDVVDSAPTPDDVIVLHDDVRALQALLEHLTPVQRDVVLLRVVNGLSAEDTGTALGLTPGNVRVLQHRALLRLRALAGQGVPA from the coding sequence CTGACGACATCGTGGGCAGGGAGAGCCGGGGTCCGGCGTCCCGTGTGTGCAGGGTTGCCCAGGACGACGGAGCCGCAGGTGTCCACCACCGAGGTCGAGCAGTGGCTGTCGCAGGCCGCGCTCGGTGACCGCGAGGCGATCGGTCGCCTCGTGGCCGTGGTGCGCCCTGCCGTCTTCCGGTTCTGCAGGGCGCGCCTGTGGGACGTCGAGACCGCGGAGGACGTGACGCAGGACGTGCTGCTCGCCGTCTTCCGCGCCCTGCCCGCGCAGCAGGAGCCCGTCCGCGACCTCGAGGCGTTCTCCATCGCGATCGCCTCGCGTCACGTGGCCACGGCCCACCGGCGCCGGGCCGCGCGTCCCGAGCTGGAGCAGGACGAGATCCCCGACGTCGTCGACTCGGCACCGACGCCCGACGACGTCATCGTGCTGCACGACGACGTGCGCGCCCTCCAGGCGCTGCTCGAGCACCTGACCCCCGTGCAGCGCGACGTCGTGCTGCTCCGCGTCGTCAACGGGCTGTCCGCCGAGGACACGGGCACAGCGCTCGGGCTCACCCCCGGCAACGTCCGCGTCCTCCAGCACCGCGCGCTGCTGCGGCTGCGCGCCCTCGCGGGACAGGGGGTGCCGGCATGA
- a CDS encoding methyltransferase domain-containing protein: MPGRADGYRAAMTSAAQRWRDDLASWAIPDEILAAAPESPWILPAPMFTVPSAGVPDSPSHARAREALPAGGSVLDVGCGGGRAAMALVPPAARVIGVDERASMLELFATAAREREVAHQVVEGRWPDAAPGTPVADVVVCHHVVYNVADLPPFLHALTAHARSRVVVELPVHHPLTHMAPLWREFWGLERPTVPTAQDCLEVAREAGIDARLETWLEDPFESRTALTPEEHARAMRIRLCLPAEREPEVARFLEAHRGEGPRETATLWWDAAPAPDEAVS, encoded by the coding sequence ATGCCGGGCCGCGCGGACGGCTACCGTGCGGCCATGACCTCCGCGGCGCAGCGCTGGCGCGACGACCTCGCGTCCTGGGCGATCCCGGACGAGATCCTCGCCGCCGCGCCCGAGTCCCCCTGGATCCTGCCCGCGCCCATGTTCACCGTGCCGAGCGCCGGCGTCCCGGACTCGCCGTCGCACGCCCGGGCGCGCGAGGCGCTCCCCGCCGGCGGCTCGGTGCTCGACGTCGGCTGCGGCGGCGGGCGGGCCGCGATGGCCCTCGTCCCGCCTGCCGCACGGGTGATCGGCGTCGACGAGCGGGCCTCGATGCTGGAGCTGTTCGCGACGGCGGCCCGCGAGCGCGAAGTCGCCCACCAGGTCGTCGAGGGCCGGTGGCCGGACGCGGCGCCGGGGACGCCTGTGGCCGACGTCGTGGTGTGCCACCACGTCGTCTACAACGTCGCGGACCTCCCGCCGTTCCTGCACGCGCTCACCGCGCACGCCCGCAGCCGCGTGGTGGTCGAGCTGCCCGTGCACCACCCCCTCACGCACATGGCACCCCTGTGGCGTGAGTTCTGGGGGCTCGAGCGGCCGACGGTGCCCACCGCGCAGGACTGCCTCGAGGTGGCCCGCGAGGCCGGCATCGACGCGCGGCTCGAGACCTGGCTCGAGGACCCGTTCGAGTCGCGCACCGCCTTGACGCCCGAGGAGCACGCCCGCGCCATGCGCATCCGGCTGTGCCTGCCCGCCGAGCGCGAGCCCGAGGTGGCCCGCTTCCTCGAGGCGCACCGAGGCGAGGGCCCGCGCGAGACGGCGACCCTGTGGTGGGACGCCGCCCCGGCGCCCGACGAGGCCGTGTCCTGA
- a CDS encoding SHOCT domain-containing protein has protein sequence MSTLAEFGTGQVLWSIIWIALFFLWIYVLITVFGDIFRSDDLGGWGKALWIVFIIILPWLGVLVYLIARGKGMQERQIAAMAAAEKATRAYIQDVAGSQGRSPAEEIARLNELKSSGAISEEEFNALKAKAING, from the coding sequence ATGAGCACGCTTGCCGAGTTCGGGACCGGTCAGGTCCTGTGGTCCATCATCTGGATCGCGCTGTTCTTCCTCTGGATCTACGTCCTCATCACCGTCTTCGGCGACATCTTCCGCAGCGACGACCTCGGGGGCTGGGGCAAGGCCCTCTGGATCGTGTTCATCATCATCCTGCCCTGGCTCGGCGTGCTGGTGTACCTCATCGCGCGCGGCAAGGGCATGCAGGAGCGCCAGATCGCGGCGATGGCGGCGGCCGAGAAGGCCACCCGCGCCTACATCCAGGACGTCGCGGGCTCGCAGGGCCGCAGCCCCGCGGAGGAGATCGCGCGCCTCAACGAGCTGAAGAGCTCGGGCGCCATCTCGGAGGAGGAGTTCAACGCCCTGAAGGCCAAGGCGATCAACGGCTGA
- a CDS encoding EAL domain-containing protein, giving the protein MYAAVSLVLVALLGAVLAANLRAETERRGIDQGVAEALLLGRTAIEAHLDGRAFTEPLSTSEVANLETVARRAIASGDMLRLRLRDLSGHVVWSDDGLGYMAAPDDEVLEAARGRTVARITRLGADGQDVPATGVEAIEVYAPLHGGSPLHQLGVLEIYLPYGPIVTEVESGMGRLYRDLAVGLLLLWVGLFLVSLAVSRGLRSQLRLNRHLAEHDPLTDLPNRAAFRELVARAVAAGDGPVAVAIVDLDRFKEVNDTLGHQYGDHLLTELADRLRSHICGRDRVARLGGDEFGVVLRDAADPDAALWRVREVIESEVRIDGLPISLNSSIGYAVAPADGREPDALLQRADVAMYVAKSRHLGVVRYDEALDHHDAENLELLYEVRRALRENELVLHYQPKVRLEDGGVVAIESLVRWEHPTLGTLAPDRFVPLVEQTDLIDELTEWVLHRALGDLASLGGRRDLTVAVNVSARNLSRLDFAERVAAALTTSGVPADRLVVEITETALLSDPARAAVVLLALSELGVRVSLDDFGVGQTSLAHLASLPVDELKIDRGFVTDMVDDHTHAAIVRSIVDLAHSLALRVVAEGVETTAASSALRDVGCDLAQGFLYSRPVPLADLRTVLADDVAVRVP; this is encoded by the coding sequence GTGTACGCGGCCGTGAGCCTGGTCCTCGTGGCGCTGCTCGGCGCGGTGCTCGCCGCCAACCTGCGCGCCGAGACCGAGCGGCGCGGGATCGACCAGGGCGTGGCCGAGGCGCTGCTGCTCGGGCGCACCGCGATCGAGGCCCACCTCGACGGCCGGGCCTTCACCGAGCCGCTGTCGACCTCCGAGGTGGCCAACCTCGAGACGGTCGCCCGCCGCGCGATCGCCTCCGGCGACATGCTGCGGCTGCGCCTGCGCGACCTGTCCGGCCACGTGGTGTGGAGCGACGACGGCCTCGGCTACATGGCCGCGCCCGACGACGAGGTGCTCGAGGCCGCCCGCGGACGGACCGTCGCCCGGATCACGCGGCTCGGTGCCGATGGCCAGGACGTGCCGGCCACGGGCGTCGAGGCGATCGAGGTGTACGCACCCCTCCACGGCGGGAGCCCGCTGCACCAGCTCGGCGTGCTCGAGATCTACCTGCCGTACGGGCCGATCGTCACCGAGGTGGAGTCCGGGATGGGCCGGCTCTACCGCGACCTCGCCGTGGGCCTGCTGCTGCTGTGGGTGGGGCTCTTCCTCGTCTCGCTGGCCGTGAGCCGCGGCCTGCGCAGCCAGCTGCGGCTCAACCGCCACCTCGCCGAGCACGACCCGCTGACCGACCTCCCCAACCGCGCCGCCTTCCGCGAGCTCGTGGCCCGTGCCGTGGCCGCCGGCGACGGACCGGTGGCGGTGGCCATCGTCGACCTCGACCGGTTCAAGGAGGTCAACGACACCCTCGGGCACCAGTACGGCGACCACCTGCTCACCGAGCTCGCCGACCGGCTCCGGTCGCACATCTGCGGCCGGGACCGCGTGGCCCGGCTCGGCGGCGACGAGTTCGGCGTGGTGCTGCGCGACGCCGCCGACCCGGACGCGGCGCTGTGGCGGGTGCGGGAGGTGATCGAGAGCGAGGTGCGCATCGACGGGCTCCCGATCTCGCTCAACTCCTCCATCGGCTACGCCGTAGCCCCCGCCGACGGCCGCGAGCCCGACGCGCTGCTCCAGCGCGCCGACGTCGCGATGTACGTCGCCAAGTCACGCCACCTCGGCGTCGTGCGCTACGACGAGGCGCTCGACCACCACGACGCGGAGAACCTCGAGCTGCTCTACGAGGTGCGGCGCGCACTGCGGGAGAACGAGCTCGTGCTGCACTACCAGCCGAAGGTGCGGCTCGAGGACGGCGGCGTCGTGGCCATCGAGTCGCTGGTGCGCTGGGAGCACCCCACCCTCGGAACGCTGGCGCCGGACCGCTTCGTGCCGCTCGTGGAGCAGACCGACCTCATCGACGAGCTCACCGAGTGGGTGCTGCACCGAGCGCTGGGCGACCTCGCCTCCCTCGGCGGCCGCCGCGACCTGACGGTGGCGGTCAACGTGTCGGCGCGCAACCTGTCGCGCCTCGACTTCGCCGAGCGGGTGGCGGCGGCGCTCACCACCTCCGGCGTGCCCGCGGACCGGCTCGTCGTGGAGATCACGGAGACGGCCCTGCTGAGCGACCCGGCCCGTGCGGCCGTGGTGCTGCTGGCGCTGAGCGAGCTCGGCGTACGGGTGAGCCTCGACGACTTCGGCGTCGGCCAGACGTCGCTGGCCCACCTCGCCTCGCTGCCGGTCGACGAGCTCAAGATCGACCGGGGCTTCGTGACGGACATGGTCGACGACCACACGCACGCCGCCATCGTGCGCTCCATCGTCGACCTCGCGCACAGCCTCGCGCTGCGCGTGGTGGCGGAGGGCGTCGAGACGACGGCCGCCTCGAGCGCGCTGCGCGACGTCGGGTGCGACCTGGCGCAGGGGTTCCTCTACAGCCGGCCCGTGCCGCTGGCCGACCTGAGGACGGTGCTCGCCGACGACGTCGCCGTCCGCGTGCCCTGA
- a CDS encoding aminotransferase class V-fold PLP-dependent enzyme — protein MHEPPWGDETEITELVMGWVSRRVVQPSDPKTSAVPPDQLHAAAGRTITPQGIGAAAALEVFDRVLVPATRAQDDEMNLAYIPSAPTRAAIAFDLATSAANVFAGLWETGAGAIFAENEALGWIRELLGWPDTAGGTFVAGGTSGNLAALHAARTSAAARRGARPENGWAVLCTEGAHSSIRAAASVLDVRLRVVPSDEQGRLTGDAVGRVLDEDDGVAAVVASAGTTNAGIVDDLDSTSRVCAERWVWLHVDGAYGGAALAAPSARHLFAGIERADSFIVDPHKWLFAPYDSCALVYRDLAPARAAHAQTASYLDVIDREAYNPADLAIHLTRRARGLPFWFSLATHGTERYAAAVEASLATARAVAAHIEASPHLRLLREPTLSVVLFDVPGWGEQDYQDWSGRMAREGIVLCLPTTWEGATALRLAFVNPRTDPDRVAEVLDGIAGWRTALG, from the coding sequence ATGCACGAGCCGCCGTGGGGAGACGAGACCGAGATCACCGAGCTGGTCATGGGATGGGTGTCGCGACGCGTGGTGCAGCCCAGCGACCCCAAGACCTCCGCCGTCCCTCCCGACCAGCTGCACGCCGCCGCCGGTCGCACGATCACACCGCAGGGGATCGGTGCCGCAGCCGCGCTGGAGGTGTTCGACCGGGTGCTGGTGCCCGCGACCCGCGCCCAGGACGACGAGATGAACCTCGCCTACATCCCCAGCGCACCGACCCGGGCCGCGATCGCCTTCGACCTCGCCACGAGCGCCGCCAACGTCTTCGCGGGCCTGTGGGAGACCGGCGCGGGCGCGATCTTCGCGGAGAACGAGGCCCTGGGCTGGATCCGCGAGCTGCTCGGGTGGCCGGACACCGCCGGCGGCACGTTCGTCGCCGGCGGCACGTCCGGCAACCTCGCGGCCCTGCACGCCGCCCGCACCAGCGCGGCAGCTCGGCGCGGGGCGCGGCCCGAGAACGGCTGGGCTGTCCTGTGCACCGAGGGCGCCCACTCGTCGATCCGGGCCGCCGCCTCGGTGCTCGACGTCCGGCTGCGCGTGGTGCCCTCGGACGAGCAGGGGCGGCTCACGGGCGACGCCGTCGGCCGCGTGCTCGACGAGGACGACGGCGTGGCCGCCGTGGTGGCCAGCGCCGGCACCACGAACGCCGGCATCGTCGACGACCTCGACTCCACCTCGCGCGTCTGCGCGGAGCGCTGGGTGTGGCTGCACGTCGACGGCGCCTATGGCGGCGCCGCCCTGGCGGCGCCCAGCGCGCGGCACCTGTTCGCCGGCATCGAGCGCGCCGACAGCTTCATCGTCGACCCGCACAAGTGGCTGTTCGCGCCCTACGACAGCTGCGCCCTCGTCTACCGCGACCTCGCCCCGGCTCGCGCCGCGCACGCCCAGACGGCGAGCTACCTCGACGTCATCGACCGCGAGGCCTACAACCCGGCCGACCTCGCCATCCACCTCACCCGCCGGGCCCGCGGCCTGCCGTTCTGGTTCAGCCTGGCCACCCACGGCACCGAGCGGTACGCCGCCGCCGTCGAGGCCTCGCTCGCGACCGCGCGGGCCGTGGCCGCGCACATCGAGGCCAGCCCGCACCTGCGCCTGCTGCGCGAGCCGACGTTGAGCGTCGTGCTGTTCGACGTCCCCGGGTGGGGCGAGCAGGACTACCAGGACTGGTCGGGCCGGATGGCACGTGAGGGCATCGTCCTGTGCCTGCCCACCACGTGGGAGGGCGCGACGGCCCTGCGCCTGGCCTTCGTGAACCCGCGCACCGACCCCGACCGGGTGGCCGAGGTGCTCGACGGCATCGCCGGGTGGCGCACGGCCCTCGGGTGA
- a CDS encoding allantoate amidohydrolase, which translates to MSTFDGLWAELAPLGRDAGTGGYRRFAFERAELDCREWFVATARARGLDVEVDRNTNLWAWWVPAGVDPSAPALVLGSHLDSVPDGGAYDGPLGVVSAFAALDAVRAADVAPDRPVAVVAFADEEGARFGIACAGSRLMTGALDADRARGLMGRDGRTMAEAMSAAGFDPGSLGPDPERVARIGEFVELHIEQGRNLVDQGVPVGVAESIWPHGRYRLTFRGVADHAGTTRMQDRHDPMLAYARTAIAAEQAARAADARATFGRLEVEPNGTNAVPSVVRAWLDARAADQAALDDLVGRIGTSAADGARANGTQVEVVTESTTPLLTFDLPLRERVRALAGSAVGPVPVLPTAAGHDAGILTDAGVPAAMLFVRNPTGISHSPDEHAEAEDCHEGVRALAAVVGALATGAS; encoded by the coding sequence ATGAGCACCTTCGACGGGCTGTGGGCCGAGCTCGCTCCCCTCGGCCGGGACGCCGGCACCGGCGGCTACCGCCGCTTCGCGTTCGAGCGGGCCGAGCTCGACTGCCGCGAGTGGTTCGTCGCCACCGCGCGGGCGCGCGGGCTCGACGTCGAGGTCGACCGCAACACCAACCTGTGGGCCTGGTGGGTGCCGGCCGGCGTCGACCCCTCCGCTCCGGCGCTCGTCCTCGGGTCGCACCTCGACTCGGTGCCGGACGGCGGCGCCTACGACGGGCCGCTGGGCGTGGTGTCGGCCTTCGCCGCGCTCGACGCCGTGCGCGCGGCGGACGTGGCCCCGGACCGCCCGGTGGCGGTCGTCGCGTTCGCCGACGAGGAGGGCGCCCGCTTCGGCATCGCGTGCGCGGGCTCCCGGCTGATGACCGGGGCGCTCGACGCCGACCGCGCACGCGGCCTCATGGGCCGCGACGGACGCACGATGGCCGAGGCGATGTCCGCCGCCGGGTTCGACCCGGGGTCGCTGGGGCCGGACCCGGAGCGGGTCGCACGGATCGGCGAGTTCGTCGAGCTGCACATCGAGCAGGGCCGCAACCTCGTCGACCAGGGCGTGCCGGTCGGCGTCGCGGAGTCGATCTGGCCGCACGGGCGCTACCGGCTCACGTTCCGCGGCGTGGCCGACCACGCCGGCACCACGCGGATGCAGGACCGGCACGACCCGATGCTCGCGTACGCGCGCACGGCGATCGCGGCCGAGCAGGCCGCGCGGGCGGCCGACGCCCGGGCCACCTTCGGCCGGCTCGAGGTCGAGCCGAACGGCACCAACGCCGTGCCCTCCGTGGTGCGGGCCTGGCTCGACGCCCGTGCCGCCGACCAGGCTGCGCTCGACGACCTCGTGGGCCGGATCGGCACGTCCGCCGCCGACGGCGCGCGGGCGAACGGCACGCAGGTCGAGGTGGTCACGGAGTCGACCACGCCGCTGCTGACGTTCGACCTGCCGCTGCGCGAGCGCGTGCGCGCGCTGGCCGGTTCCGCGGTCGGGCCGGTGCCCGTGCTCCCCACCGCCGCGGGGCACGACGCCGGCATCCTCACCGACGCAGGGGTCCCGGCGGCGATGCTCTTCGTCCGCAACCCCACGGGGATCTCCCACTCCCCCGACGAGCACGCCGAGGCCGAGGACTGCCACGAGGGCGTGCGCGCCCTCGCCGCCGTCGTGGGCGCGCTCGCGACGGGCGCGTCGTGA